A region from the Bacteroidota bacterium genome encodes:
- the hutU gene encoding urocanate hydratase, with protein MKIQAPRGSRLSCKGWQQEAVLRMLMNNLDPEVAEHPEELVVYGGTGKAARNWPAYHAIVHSLRELENDETLLIQSGKPVGVFKTHPHSPRVLIANSNLVGKWADWEHFHELERQGLIMYGQMTAGSWIYIGTQGILQGTYETFSAMANRHFGGSLSGRWVLTAGLGGMGGAQPLAATMNGAAFLGIDVDESRIQKRLETGYIDEISHSLPEALQKIDEWVRTRQARSVGLVGNAADILPELVRMGQIPDIVTDQTSAHDELNGYVPNGLPLKEALELRKKDPEGYKLASIRSMGIHVSAMLDMQQAGAKAVDYGNNIRAQAVKAGVKEAFRIPGFVPEYIRPLFCEGKGPFRWVVLSGDPADLAVTDQAVLDAFPNDKSLHRWIGLAQKKVHFQGLPARICWLGYGEREKMGLIFNELVRTGKVSAPIVIGRDHLDCGSVASPNRETESMRDGSDAIADWAILNALVNTAAGASWVSFHHGGGVGMGYSLHAGMVVVADGTPEMETRLKRVLTTDPGMGVIRHADAGYEEAIRTAKDRGVRVPMWEI; from the coding sequence ATGAAAATTCAGGCCCCCCGAGGTAGCCGGTTGTCCTGTAAAGGCTGGCAACAGGAAGCCGTCCTCAGAATGTTGATGAATAATCTGGATCCGGAAGTTGCCGAACATCCCGAAGAACTCGTTGTTTACGGCGGAACGGGAAAGGCAGCCAGGAACTGGCCGGCTTACCATGCCATTGTGCATTCTTTGCGCGAACTAGAGAACGATGAAACCCTGCTGATTCAATCGGGGAAACCGGTAGGTGTATTCAAAACCCATCCCCACAGTCCGCGGGTTCTCATTGCCAATTCAAATCTGGTCGGAAAGTGGGCCGACTGGGAACACTTTCATGAACTCGAAAGGCAGGGTCTGATCATGTACGGTCAGATGACGGCCGGATCCTGGATCTATATCGGGACACAGGGCATTCTGCAGGGTACCTATGAAACCTTTTCAGCCATGGCCAACCGGCATTTTGGCGGAAGTCTCTCGGGACGGTGGGTATTGACCGCCGGATTGGGCGGCATGGGTGGTGCACAGCCTCTGGCAGCCACCATGAATGGGGCCGCTTTTCTCGGTATCGATGTGGATGAAAGCAGAATACAGAAGCGGCTTGAAACCGGCTATATAGATGAAATCAGTCACAGCCTTCCGGAAGCTCTTCAGAAAATCGATGAGTGGGTCCGTACCCGGCAGGCCCGTTCGGTTGGACTGGTCGGCAATGCAGCCGATATTCTTCCCGAATTGGTTCGCATGGGGCAGATTCCCGATATCGTGACCGACCAGACCAGTGCACACGATGAATTAAATGGATATGTGCCTAACGGCCTTCCATTGAAGGAAGCACTAGAACTAAGGAAAAAAGATCCGGAAGGTTATAAACTGGCTTCCATCCGATCTATGGGGATTCATGTTTCTGCCATGCTGGATATGCAGCAGGCTGGAGCCAAAGCTGTGGATTACGGAAACAATATCAGGGCTCAGGCGGTTAAGGCAGGTGTTAAAGAAGCGTTCCGGATTCCGGGATTTGTCCCAGAGTACATCCGTCCGCTTTTCTGTGAAGGAAAAGGTCCGTTCCGCTGGGTGGTTTTGTCGGGTGATCCGGCCGATCTGGCTGTCACCGATCAGGCAGTTCTGGATGCATTTCCGAATGACAAGTCTCTGCACCGTTGGATCGGTCTGGCTCAAAAAAAGGTTCATTTTCAGGGATTGCCAGCCCGGATTTGCTGGCTTGGCTACGGTGAACGGGAAAAAATGGGTCTGATTTTTAATGAACTGGTCCGGACCGGGAAAGTCAGTGCACCGATAGTAATCGGGCGTGACCATCTCGATTGCGGATCGGTGGCCTCACCCAATCGTGAAACAGAATCCATGCGTGACGGGTCTGATGCCATTGCCGACTGGGCCATTCTGAATGCATTGGTTAATACCGCGGCAGGTGCTTCCTGGGTCAGCTTCCATCACGGAGGAGGGGTTGGCATGGGATATTCCCTGCACGCCGGAATGGTGGTGGTCGCCGATGGAACTCCGGAAATGGAGACACGCCTGAAAAGGGTACTCACCACAGACCCCGGAATGGGGGTTATCCGTCATGCCGATGCAGGCTATGAGGAGGCCATCCGGACCGCCAAAGACCGGGGTGTCCGGGTTCCGATGTGGGAAATCTGA
- a CDS encoding asparagine synthetase B: MTTRFLSLLTGLILPALSSAQYLLVPMDDTQSNHLKAYGVAYWQLAQGQTVEWLLNYRGGSFLLADSPVSRQECLVREVSVEPLSVADAAAIKADISRDDVNSDVIRLEKAPKIAVYTPPNSLPWDDAVTLALTYAEIKYDKIWDREVLEGKLSDYDWLHLHHEDFTGQYGKFYQAFSTAPWYIRQQAEYEAFAREMGFRSVHEEKKAVAEKIREYVGAGGFMFAMCSATDTYDIALAARGIDIAAPEFDGTPAEAGAQERLDFTRTFAFQKFMISLNPLEYEYSSIDIQPEEVPQRLANQATDFFTLFQFSAKWDPVPTMLTQNHRKILKGFLGQTTLYKKQFVKSSVVVLGEYEGRDEVKYLTGNFGKGSFTFFGGHDPEDFQHAVGDPPTDLALHKNSPGYRLILNNVLFPAARKKPHKT, from the coding sequence ATGACAACCCGTTTTCTCTCCTTGCTGACCGGACTGATCCTTCCGGCCCTTTCATCTGCGCAATATCTGCTGGTGCCCATGGATGATACCCAAAGCAATCACCTGAAAGCCTATGGAGTGGCTTACTGGCAACTTGCTCAGGGCCAGACAGTGGAATGGTTACTGAACTACCGTGGAGGAAGTTTTCTGTTGGCTGATTCACCAGTCAGCCGTCAGGAATGTCTGGTCAGGGAAGTATCGGTTGAACCTTTATCGGTTGCCGATGCTGCGGCAATTAAGGCAGATATTTCACGTGATGATGTGAATTCAGATGTGATCAGACTGGAAAAGGCACCCAAAATTGCGGTTTACACGCCACCCAATTCGCTGCCATGGGATGATGCAGTCACGCTTGCGCTGACTTATGCAGAAATCAAATATGACAAAATCTGGGATCGGGAAGTTCTGGAAGGAAAACTCTCAGATTATGATTGGCTGCACCTTCATCATGAAGACTTTACCGGTCAGTACGGAAAATTCTACCAGGCTTTTTCCACAGCCCCGTGGTACATCAGGCAACAGGCTGAGTATGAGGCCTTTGCCCGCGAAATGGGTTTCCGGTCTGTACATGAGGAAAAGAAAGCCGTTGCAGAAAAAATCAGGGAATACGTCGGGGCAGGTGGCTTCATGTTTGCGATGTGCTCTGCCACTGATACCTATGACATTGCGCTGGCTGCCAGGGGTATCGATATAGCGGCCCCAGAATTTGATGGCACCCCGGCCGAGGCGGGTGCTCAGGAACGACTCGATTTTACCAGAACATTCGCCTTTCAGAAATTCATGATCAGCCTCAATCCGCTCGAGTATGAATACTCCTCCATCGATATTCAACCAGAGGAAGTTCCTCAGCGTCTGGCCAATCAGGCCACCGATTTTTTCACCCTTTTTCAGTTTTCAGCCAAGTGGGATCCTGTCCCGACCATGCTGACCCAGAATCACCGTAAAATTCTGAAAGGATTTCTGGGACAGACCACACTGTACAAAAAACAGTTTGTGAAATCCTCAGTGGTGGTTTTGGGAGAATATGAAGGGCGGGATGAAGTGAAATACCTGACCGGAAATTTCGGGAAAGGGTCCTTTACTTTCTTTGGTGGGCATGACCCGGAAGATTTTCAGCATGCGGTTGGCGATCCTCCCACCGACCTGGCTTTGCATAAAAACTCACCGGGGTATCGGCTGATTCTGAACAATGTTCTGTTTCCTGCTGCAAGAAAGAAACCCCATAAAACATAA
- a CDS encoding alpha-glucosidase C-terminal domain-containing protein: MKTVSSLFLLLFGWLPLVAQQAPTFTTVEWSGSMTIYEVNVRQFSEQGTFKAVEARLPELKALGVGILWLMPINPIGEQNRKGPLGSYYAVRNYTGINPEFGTEAHFHDLVKAAHQLEMKVIIDWVANHTSWDHPWVKTNPDYFTKNDKGEMVPPVADWQDVVDLNYDNKDLRKDMIEAMKYWVSEFNIDGFRCDVAGMVPVDFWDAARRELDAIKPVFMLAEAHEAALHVNAFDMTYGWQQKDYFNKLAAGTLKATDLINYYTNEEQKHYHPSNYRMLFITNHDENSWNGNEYKRLGDAYQVMSVLTFTLPGMPLIYNGQEAGMTQELKFFERDPIQWKDHPNRAFFTNLTWLRKDNKALWSGSYGGSLTWLEAGNKETILSFKREKEGNTVVVVANLSKDPGSFELKGMGPMNDYFTGKTEKNLKGKLKPWEFRVYVSE; the protein is encoded by the coding sequence ATGAAAACTGTTTCTTCCCTGTTTCTCCTTCTGTTCGGTTGGCTGCCACTGGTTGCTCAGCAGGCCCCGACTTTTACAACCGTAGAATGGTCAGGATCGATGACCATTTATGAAGTAAATGTCCGGCAATTTTCTGAGCAGGGGACTTTTAAGGCTGTTGAAGCCCGTCTCCCCGAGCTGAAGGCACTTGGTGTCGGGATTTTATGGCTGATGCCCATTAACCCCATCGGCGAACAGAACCGGAAAGGACCACTTGGTAGTTATTATGCCGTCCGGAATTACACCGGAATTAATCCGGAATTCGGGACTGAGGCTCATTTTCACGATCTGGTAAAAGCTGCTCATCAACTTGAAATGAAGGTGATTATTGACTGGGTAGCCAATCATACATCCTGGGACCATCCCTGGGTGAAAACCAATCCAGACTATTTCACTAAAAATGATAAAGGGGAAATGGTACCACCGGTTGCCGACTGGCAGGATGTGGTTGATCTGAATTATGATAACAAAGACCTGCGGAAAGATATGATAGAAGCCATGAAATACTGGGTCAGTGAATTCAATATTGACGGATTCAGGTGCGATGTGGCTGGTATGGTTCCGGTCGATTTCTGGGATGCTGCCCGTCGTGAACTCGATGCCATCAAACCGGTATTTATGCTGGCTGAAGCCCATGAAGCGGCCCTTCATGTGAATGCCTTCGACATGACCTACGGTTGGCAGCAAAAGGACTATTTCAATAAACTGGCAGCAGGAACTCTTAAAGCCACCGATCTGATCAACTACTACACCAATGAGGAACAGAAACACTACCATCCTTCCAATTACCGGATGCTGTTTATCACCAACCATGATGAGAATTCCTGGAATGGCAATGAATACAAACGGTTGGGCGATGCCTATCAGGTCATGTCGGTTCTCACCTTCACGCTGCCCGGAATGCCGCTGATTTATAATGGTCAGGAAGCAGGAATGACTCAGGAACTCAAGTTTTTCGAACGGGACCCCATTCAATGGAAAGACCATCCCAACCGGGCCTTCTTCACCAACCTTACCTGGCTAAGGAAGGATAACAAGGCTCTGTGGAGCGGCAGTTACGGTGGTTCTCTGACTTGGCTTGAAGCAGGAAACAAGGAAACGATTCTTTCCTTCAAACGCGAAAAAGAAGGAAACACGGTTGTGGTCGTTGCCAATCTGTCAAAAGATCCCGGCTCCTTCGAGCTGAAGGGAATGGGACCGATGAACGACTACTTTACCGGGAAAACCGAAAAAAACCTTAAGGGAAAACTGAAACCCTGGGAATTCAGAGTTTACGTCAGCGAGTAA
- a CDS encoding transporter, with amino-acid sequence MEILHQPIFLLLVIIILGEAIGKVEFKAFSFGSSAIIFVALVFGHNGFSLPKEFLELGLVLFIYSIGLQAGPGFLNSFKSHGLKLTLGAIVVVTVGFITTLVSALILGFGGDTAAGAFSGALTSTPGLAVAVEMTKSAMAPAAYGLTYSYGVIGVILFVKLIPRFTKTRIPEEEERLKTELLRENPPVTFIHLEISNPNVVGKPVKDLSLTSIAPIAITRLLRKGSTEPELVNAETILQEGDQIRVVGTEQDLKQISLVLGHPVSAKMEFNSKLMKKKIIVSKKAFVGRTIGSINFAEVFNVQVSRLTRNSIDIPADPTTRLQMGDVIHLVGMEQSLENMKKLLGNDARVVYTTSVFSVLAGIFIGYLIGKIPVYLPLVGEITLGTTGGVLLSGLILSAIYQTGPVIWAIPETGNGFIRELGLLLFLATVGTSAGATIMATIASEGITLLLAGIVITTIPMIVAYIFCKTVLKIQFLRILGVITGGMTSTPGLATTTSISATSFAATAYATVYPVALIGMIIYCKVLVWVLG; translated from the coding sequence GGATTCAGTCTTCCAAAAGAATTTCTTGAACTGGGATTGGTTCTGTTTATTTATTCAATCGGGTTGCAGGCCGGTCCGGGATTCCTGAACTCGTTTAAAAGTCATGGTCTGAAACTGACATTGGGTGCCATTGTGGTGGTCACTGTCGGATTTATCACCACCCTGGTTTCGGCGCTGATTCTCGGGTTCGGCGGTGACACAGCCGCTGGCGCATTCTCGGGCGCTTTGACCAGCACCCCTGGTCTGGCGGTGGCTGTTGAAATGACCAAAAGTGCCATGGCACCCGCCGCCTATGGATTAACCTATTCCTATGGGGTGATCGGGGTGATCCTGTTTGTAAAACTGATTCCCCGGTTCACCAAAACCCGGATTCCCGAAGAAGAAGAACGCTTAAAAACCGAACTGCTCCGGGAAAATCCACCGGTCACCTTTATCCATCTGGAAATTTCGAACCCGAATGTGGTTGGGAAGCCCGTTAAGGATCTTTCCCTGACTTCGATTGCCCCCATTGCCATCACCCGCTTGCTCAGAAAAGGTTCCACCGAGCCGGAGCTGGTTAATGCCGAGACCATCCTGCAGGAAGGGGATCAGATCAGGGTTGTGGGGACCGAACAGGATCTGAAACAGATCAGTCTGGTTCTCGGACATCCGGTATCGGCCAAAATGGAATTCAATTCGAAACTGATGAAAAAGAAAATCATCGTTTCCAAAAAGGCCTTTGTTGGCCGAACCATAGGCTCAATCAATTTTGCCGAGGTGTTTAACGTTCAGGTCTCTCGTTTAACGCGTAATTCCATCGACATTCCGGCTGACCCGACCACCCGTCTGCAAATGGGTGATGTGATTCACCTTGTCGGTATGGAACAGTCTCTGGAAAACATGAAAAAATTGCTTGGAAACGATGCCAGGGTGGTCTACACCACCAGTGTGTTCTCGGTTCTGGCAGGTATTTTTATCGGATATCTGATTGGTAAAATTCCGGTATATCTGCCTTTGGTGGGTGAAATCACTCTGGGAACAACCGGGGGCGTCTTGTTGTCGGGATTGATTCTGTCCGCCATTTATCAGACTGGACCCGTGATCTGGGCAATTCCGGAAACCGGAAATGGTTTTATCAGGGAACTGGGCTTATTGTTATTCCTTGCTACCGTAGGGACCAGTGCGGGGGCCACCATCATGGCGACCATTGCTTCAGAAGGGATCACCTTACTGTTAGCAGGTATTGTCATCACCACCATTCCGATGATTGTGGCATATATTTTCTGTAAAACCGTTCTGAAAATCCAGTTTCTCAGAATCCTCGGAGTCATCACCGGGGGAATGACCAGTACTCCCGGACTGGCAACCACCACTTCAATCTCGGCCACTTCTTTTGCAGCCACTGCCTATGCCACCGTTTACCCGGTGGCCCTGATCGGTATGATCATCTATTGCAAAGTGCTCGTTTGGGTCCTTGGCTGA
- the rseP gene encoding RIP metalloprotease RseP has translation MLESLFYFIIVIGVLVFFHELGHFMAAKAFGMRVDVFSLGMGPRAIGFQRGDTDYRLSWFPLGGYVKIAGMIDESLDTEFVASEPQHWEYRSKPRWQRMIVISAGVIMNVIIAGIIFSFLNFSNGKQLIPFDANRSVFVEENSLAWEVGIRTGDRLVRINEQEIRYWNDLLSLEEISAVDLNFTVVRDGRSLTLHAPDNFQTNLGKKDFGITYPYEPVIGTIAPGSAAEKSDLQPGDRILKINDRVIERFEDIPDYLGTLTDPNVTLTLERNRREWVQPVTLQGGKIGITPQPPVFEKVEYSSGEAITSGFAQTITGMGAMINSFTRIFQGKEDAREAIGGPIQIFRMSGQMGSMGIDTFLNFIAMLSLSLALLNILPIPALDGGHLVILMLESVVRRDIPNKIKIGIQQTGLYLLIGLLAFTIVNDITRIFL, from the coding sequence ATGTTAGAGTCTCTATTTTATTTCATTATCGTAATCGGAGTTCTGGTTTTTTTCCATGAGCTCGGTCATTTTATGGCGGCCAAGGCCTTCGGAATGCGGGTCGACGTGTTCAGTCTTGGAATGGGTCCCCGTGCCATCGGATTTCAGCGGGGGGATACGGACTACCGTCTCAGCTGGTTTCCTCTGGGAGGTTACGTCAAAATTGCCGGAATGATCGATGAAAGCCTCGATACCGAATTTGTGGCCAGTGAACCACAACACTGGGAATACCGTTCCAAACCACGCTGGCAACGGATGATTGTGATCTCGGCTGGTGTGATCATGAATGTGATCATTGCCGGAATCATCTTTTCCTTCCTCAATTTCTCAAACGGAAAACAACTGATTCCGTTCGATGCCAACCGGTCGGTTTTCGTCGAAGAGAATTCTCTGGCCTGGGAAGTCGGCATCAGAACCGGAGACCGGCTTGTACGGATCAATGAGCAGGAAATCCGTTACTGGAACGATCTGCTTTCGCTTGAAGAGATCAGCGCAGTCGATCTGAACTTCACCGTCGTCAGGGATGGCCGTTCGCTCACACTCCACGCTCCGGATAATTTCCAGACCAACCTGGGTAAAAAGGATTTCGGAATCACCTACCCCTATGAGCCGGTCATCGGAACCATTGCCCCGGGATCTGCCGCCGAGAAATCGGACCTTCAGCCGGGTGACCGCATCCTGAAAATCAATGACCGTGTGATTGAACGGTTCGAGGACATTCCTGACTATCTGGGTACCCTCACCGATCCAAATGTGACACTGACCCTCGAACGGAACCGGCGTGAATGGGTTCAGCCTGTTACCCTTCAGGGCGGAAAAATCGGAATCACCCCACAACCCCCGGTATTCGAAAAAGTCGAGTATTCATCCGGCGAAGCCATTACCAGCGGATTTGCGCAAACCATCACCGGCATGGGTGCCATGATCAATTCCTTCACACGCATTTTCCAGGGCAAGGAAGATGCACGTGAAGCCATCGGCGGACCCATTCAGATTTTCAGAATGTCCGGGCAGATGGGTTCCATGGGGATTGATACCTTCCTCAATTTTATTGCCATGCTGTCGCTTTCACTGGCGCTTCTGAATATTCTGCCCATACCAGCTCTGGATGGCGGACACCTGGTTATTCTGATGCTCGAAAGTGTCGTCCGGCGAGATATTCCCAATAAAATCAAAATCGGAATCCAGCAAACCGGACTTTATCTGCTCATCGGTCTGCTGGCTTTTACAATCGTCAACGACATTACCCGCATTTTCCTCTGA
- a CDS encoding 1-deoxy-D-xylulose-5-phosphate reductoisomerase — protein MRKKVVILGSTGSIGVSTLTVLRHLAQDFEVTGLITYSNHKLLNEQISEFKPAFACLIDSTHHHHLKNHPGTTIYSGREAALKLCGEEPYDILVSSLVGFAGFEPTVAAIRSGKTIALANKETLIVAGHLITDECRKFNVPLVPIDSEHSAIFQCLVGEPHHSIESVILTASGGPFLNLPVEEFQDITVERALKHPNWTMGKKITIDSASLMNKGLEVIEARWLFNIRPDQIQVVVHPQSIIHSMVQFTDGSVKAQLGVPDMKIPIQYALTYPDRKPAPWNRPLFSEMKALTFFDPDTNRFPCLRIAFESMTAGGNRPCVMNAANEVAVAAFLDGQIGFTQIPEIIQEAIDRVPFNGFPDFDAIFDADHEARRWAEQCVDKKKRVLI, from the coding sequence ATGAGGAAAAAAGTCGTCATTCTCGGTTCCACAGGCAGCATCGGGGTTTCTACTCTGACGGTTCTGCGTCATCTTGCTCAGGATTTCGAGGTAACGGGTCTGATCACCTATTCCAATCATAAACTACTCAATGAACAGATCAGTGAGTTTAAACCTGCTTTTGCCTGCCTGATCGATTCCACCCACCATCATCATCTGAAAAACCATCCCGGAACCACCATTTACAGCGGACGGGAAGCCGCACTGAAATTGTGCGGAGAGGAACCTTACGACATTCTCGTGAGTTCGCTGGTAGGCTTTGCAGGGTTTGAACCGACCGTTGCAGCCATCCGTTCCGGTAAGACCATCGCACTTGCCAACAAGGAAACCCTGATTGTTGCCGGACACCTGATCACAGACGAATGCCGGAAATTCAACGTTCCTCTGGTTCCCATCGATTCTGAACATTCGGCCATTTTCCAGTGTCTGGTCGGCGAACCCCATCATTCCATCGAGTCGGTGATTTTAACAGCCAGCGGGGGGCCTTTTCTCAACCTTCCTGTCGAAGAATTTCAGGATATTACCGTTGAGAGGGCCCTGAAACACCCCAATTGGACCATGGGAAAGAAAATCACCATCGATTCCGCAAGTCTGATGAATAAGGGCCTGGAAGTCATTGAGGCCCGCTGGCTTTTTAATATCCGTCCGGATCAGATTCAGGTGGTGGTGCATCCTCAGAGCATCATTCACAGCATGGTTCAGTTTACCGATGGAAGCGTGAAGGCCCAGCTGGGTGTGCCCGATATGAAAATACCCATCCAGTATGCCCTCACCTATCCGGACCGAAAACCCGCTCCCTGGAACCGGCCGCTTTTTTCTGAAATGAAGGCCCTGACCTTTTTCGATCCGGATACCAACCGGTTTCCATGCCTGCGAATCGCTTTTGAATCGATGACCGCCGGCGGCAACCGGCCCTGTGTGATGAACGCAGCCAATGAAGTGGCTGTCGCCGCTTTTCTGGATGGACAGATCGGATTCACCCAGATTCCAGAGATTATACAGGAAGCCATCGATCGGGTACCGTTTAACGGATTCCCCGATTTTGATGCGATATTTGATGCCGATCATGAAGCCCGGCGTTGGGCGGAACAGTGTGTAGATAAAAAGAAACGGGTGCTGATCTGA